TAATGCTATGTGACTGTACTTATTAAGTAACTAAAGAAGCTAACATTGACTTTATCTTGGTTACAGTAGCTTTTACCGACAGGCAGctaaaagtactttaaaatcTGCAAAGATGTAGCTAACACTGGAGATAAAGAAGAGATttgaaatgtgtaaaaaaaaaaaaaatacttatagTTAATATAGTTtgaattgtatttttattttttggctgtcaccataaACAGTTAATTATTGAAACACATCAGCAGATACTCAGAGCGCTGTCAGTtcagagctgcagacaaacaaacacactctgtcataggttatgtgtgtgtgtgtgtgtgtgtgtgtgtgtttgtttatgatgTTGATTGACAGGCGGCCTCAGAGCGTCCTGCAGGCGGTGATGAGGTGAAACTGAATGCAAACATcactttgactgacagctgtcagactGAAGAGACGCTGTCAGTTTCCTTTTCTTTAGATTTTCAGTCCTCAGTGATGATGCTTTCATCTCACTGCTGTTTTTTCTCCCCACACAGAACAAACATATCAGGGAGGAACCTCGTACACTCGTATCTGTTAAATGATGTTAAAAGCATCTTTTTAGACCCATAAAATGATGTGTGAATGATGTGCGGataatattacattttatttaacgcCATTCCTTTGATTGATGAAGTGTTTATTGTCACCAATAAATGATTGGTTATTTTGGTCAGGGACATGGATAATTCCTGGACAACCACAGCTTGTTATTCAGAGTGTATTAGCTTAGTGGAGAAAGTCGTGTATTAAATTGAACATCCTAACCAGCCACAGGAGAACATGGAGCCTGTCAGCTGTCCGTACAACAgaaacaccacagaagaagactaTGTCAGTAAGtttgtgtcctctgtcctctgcagAGACTGGACAGAAGAGGTTCGGATTAAGAAGACAGTGGACGCCTGGATCAGCACTTTAACCAAGGACATCCAGGTGAGTTCACacctgtgctggaacacctgtagcCAGATGCATATAACTGTGTAGattcagtgttcacacagagacagaaacattctttatttataaagccacaCATACggctgaatctgttttttaaatctaaatcatGTGTCGTTGGGCGCATGAGCACAAGCCTCATGTTCACTCCCACAGTTCACCATAAATGGATGGAGAAATGTCCTTAAAGAGCCGTTTGCATGTCGATAGTCGTACCTGCTCCACTGCTCGTTGCACCTGTCAATGAGAAACATGGCAAAGAGGAAGAAGTGCAGTTTCATCGACTGTGTCgcagcagcaatgtctccagCAGAGCAGCTGTCATCACGCACAGCTGTGAATGTTTGTAGCATCTGTACCAACCATTcctcacatttctgcaaaccatcaaAATGTCCATCATCTTAATTATTGATTGATTTCGAGCATTCATGTTGAAACTAACTTTATAAAGCGTAGATGATGAAAATATCCATATTTGATACCATTTTTGATACCACAGGAAAATTGTCATTAAGGGGATAAAATTTCAAATGactattaaaaattattttcttggttaatagcagagaacagcagacaTTATACAGAAAAAAGAGCAGCTGGTAGCTGTGTATCaatactgcagaaaatgagGATTAAAACAGTTCCAAATATTCAGAGTCAATGTGtttcaataaagcaatattTTGACAACACTACATTTTACACAGCAGCCTAAAAACATAAGAACATTCGCCATGAAATTGACAATCTATGAACACTGTTACCGTCTCTCAATTTAAATTCAGCCACCTCCTCTCACCTGCACATATCTCAGATCAAGTTTGATTGTCTGTTCTCCTTCTTCATCCTTCTCttgcttcttttttcttcttctttgtcctcCCCTTGTCCTCAGGCTGAGATGTCCTCAGAGGATGCTGCACTGACATCACAGCAGGGGGCTGCAGGGAGCTCCACCCACACAGGTAGGGGGAGGCCAGTGAGCGCGCCCAAAGGAACAGGAAGTAAGAATGTGGCGGGGAGAGGAAGCAGAGGACAGACATCTGGACACAGAGCGGTCAGTCTGGGCTCTGCTCTGATCGATTGATTTCATTGATTTAATCGCTAACGTACAGGTGACGACTCATTGCTGTGATGCCATTGCTCCCAGCTGCAGGGGGCGAAGCCTGACAGAGCCACAGATAGGCTGGTGGAGAGTGACAGGGAATCGTACCTGACTCGTCTGTACGGCAGAGCTCCGTATGAAGGTCTGAGACGAACCCTGAAGAAGAGTCCCTACCTGCGCTTCAGCTCACCTGCCTCGCCGCTCGGCAGGAAGCCACACCCCCGGCTGGTGGAGAGCGTCACAGGTGAGGATGATTGATTTAAACAATAAACACCAGAGAGCAGAACAGTGTTATAAAACATACGGACTCATCTTGTCTCCATCAGGTGTGAAGGTGAAGTCCTGTAAAACTCAGACATGTTTGGCTCCTCCCATCACTCCGTCACCTGCACGACCTCAgcatcatgacatcatcagggccTCCCGCCTGACCTCTGGTGACCCCACTGACCTTTCAGTGATTCCTGCTGACACTTTCTCCGTTCCCATGGCGATCCCTCTGGGTCAGTAAACTAATAAACATCTGCACATTACTGTTTTTAATATAAGTGTCAGTTTATATGAAATAAACGAGAACAACCAGAGCTAACTGTCTGAACATGAAGGACTCCATTATCCAGAAATCCCTGCACGGTAACAGACATTTATGAAATATAGGTCTTTTTAAGATTTCAGTTAGTCCTCTTTGACGTTTAttagaaatattaaaataaaatctggcTTAAATGTAActttaataaataaagaatgtctgctgctgtttctcagattgaattaaacaaaaagtaaaaaaaaaaacaaaattgaataaaaaaaagtagcaaataaaaatgataaaacgttactaaaaattaaaaatataaataatgatagaaaataaatataataataatataataataatgctaataataaattattttaaaaatttttttgaaaaaataaaatctaaaaaattCAAACAGTAAAATGTTAAACATGTAAGTTGTCCTTCCCTCAGGTCGTCCCAGGATCGACTCCTCTTCCAGGTGTCTCACTGagcgtcgacaggaagtgacatcaccaCCTGCAGCTCTTCCAGAGTCTAGCATGGTTGCTGTGGACGAAGGAGCACCTGAGCTCCAGTCTCAGGTGAGTCTGACTGTGCCTTCcagtacccatactaccatactacttagtatgccagaaaagatttagtatgtcccactACACAGTATGTCACATGCGGTaagcaagccagcatgcttttctggcttttctgacccacaatcctttgcacATTTGAAGGtacgtcacatcgactgagctgcaaacagatgacagcttgacagaagcCGTAATGACAGATGACAGCGTGTTCTagtgactgatgaccagttgTATAATAAAACTTGGCAAGACATTTAGCTCGAAATCCATTTTattgacacaaacaaataaaatatttggatctaaacaatatacaaaaaatCATATGTAAGATAAACTCAATATTAAAAACATTCAGAGGTAATACAGCTAACAGCACAGAGCCACATCACTCAGCAGACGCCTGACTAAGATTCTTGTATCAGTGTCCATGAGGAGCGAGCTCAGTTCACTGGAGTCAGGTCCATACTTCTCACAGATATCCTGTGTAAGAAAGCACACAAGTATATGTTCTTCATTTTGTATCAGTCTgacacaaaaccagcctgaaaatgaacaaATGTGAAACGACTGCATGAGAGTCGATGGAGCGCAGCAGTTATGATGTCAGACCCTTGTTGTTAAGCAGCGGAAGGCTGTACTCGGTCGCGCTCGGCTGCTGCaagtctctagtgtgcttaCTCTACGGGCCTTACCTGCATCATCCAGTTAATTGTGTATGCggcagttgaaccattttgaCTTTATGCACCAGGGGGTGAACAGGGCCCTGTGTTCAGggcccaactggtccagccacagggtccagattcccctcagtcattagtttaaggtccacacagtttaatatactcagcgtcatacttgcgtttgttCATGTCGTCAcgctagtttgctgtctttgttgtgtaGCCGTCCATTCTctcactctacaacaggaaatggcGCGTCAACATAAAAgcttgtgccagaaattcactgtacttaaaaataaagtgtgttttttacaaactcaaGCGAGTcatttgtggtccattcagaacggacccatgacccacttttggatcatgacccaccagttgggaaccactgatggGTGGAATGCACCGTGAATCCTCAGGCCAGTCTGTATGAAGTGCTGCTGGCGCCCCCTGCAGGCTGCTCAGCTCATCACAGCCAAACTGCTTGTCATACTGAGGTTGCCATGGTTACCTCCTCTTCCAGAACAGGTCTGATTGGTTCACACTGAGGCCTTTAAAGAAGTTTCTGTTTGAATCAATACACCTCACACTGAGTGAATACACTGAAGATGAACAAACTGATCACATCTGGTTGCTAAGCAACAGCATCAGCTTAAACCTGAAGATGTAAACTGTTGTAAAAAGTGTGACACAAAAAGACCTGTCCGCCTGTGATGattacagtttttttctttaattagtTTTAGTCTTAGTCTGTCTAACAGTGTAGATCATTTTCATGGACTgttcacatttatttgtttctgctttatttttctAGTTTCACTGAAACTGTGAAATAAAGTTGCATGAAAAACCTCAGAGGAAtcaggaggtcagaggtcactgacaggtgtgtttgtgttgacagGAGGAGCAACAGGATGCAGGTGaagttcctcctcctcctcctcctcctcctcctgctgacaTCATCGAGAAGAAgagtgaagaagaggagaaTGAAGAGGACGTTTTCCCTGGAACTGACTTTCTGTCTGTTGCTGACATTGCCCAGGTAACCATCAccttccccctcctcctcctcctcctggtgTATGTGTCTGAactgctgtgagtgtgtgaagcagctgcagtcccacagctcctcctgctggagacaaacagacatacaGCCTGTCTATCAGTCAGCATAATAACTCTGTATTCCACCTGGAAGTCCAAACTGGAGCAGGTCACTGCCTCAGGTGTTATTGATCCTCTTTTTATTGATTCAGTTCATCAGTTGGTGTCATTTATtgatttaaaggtccaatgtgtaggatttagggggatatataggcagaaatggaatataatataataagtatgttttctttagtgtacgatcacctgaaagtaagaattgttgtgtttttatgaccttagaatgagacgtttatatcgCCATAGAGAGCGGGTCCTCATCCATCGCCATGTTGTACcgctgtgtttctacagtagcccagaacaacCAAAGTAGaccaaacgctggctctagatagggacattcacATTATTTAATCAGCTAATGTAGTTAGCCGCCCCTCCACAACAAGCAGCAttgaaaaacacagactttttttttaagcatgaaactgctttattccgtgtttttaccaatttaaatcaactggtctgtctgtctggtccAAAACCTGCATTACTAATGACAGTATAGCACCAGTGTCTTTGTGTTCACCCTGTGTATGTGAGTGGAGAGCTTGCTACCTTCTACAATCTGTCTTAGCTTTTTCAGCCTtgtaaatgtatgaataaaCATCTTTGTTAAATGCCACAATCATGGAAACACTTTCAGTCCATCAGCCCCAAATAAGCTAGCTGGCCCACTGGCAGTTAGTGCTcactgctgtgggtgtgtgctttgtgccaGTGTTAGCTGGCTGTCACTGTGCAGCGGCTTGTTCTTTCCCTCAGCTCCTTCAGTGAACATGACCCAAGCACATCAGAGCAGAGATTACTGCTTATTTCTTAACAGTTTTGGTACCTAATGTTATATAGGCTACttggcaattttttttaatcatttaaatttGGCTGGGTGGTTAATAACACACTTTCCTGTGATGTGACAAACTCAGAGTacatatttgtcttttatttacccaCACTTCAAAATAACACTTGTCTCTGCtatcctcttcatcctcttgtTCTTCAGCAGGAGGAGGTGAGTGTTGTGGGTGAGGAGGCGCTGGAGTTGGACGGAGGTCCGTCTCCCCCTCCGGTCCTGTATCAGGGTCCAGTCTTCCCTCCACAGGCGCCCCCTGCCCTCCCTGCCCAGGATCAAGGCTCCATCCCGGGCCTCAACCCGCAGACAGACGCCCTGGAGAACCGTCTGGTGGAATGGTGAGAAACCAGTCTGAACTGGTCTGACACTGACAGAGGTGGTGTTAGACTTTCTTGTTATTTTGACAGACAGGGTTGTGAAAATTCTGTCATACTGTATTATTGGTAGTCATTTTAACTTGTAAAATATTAACGTGACCTCTGACGTTGTGTTTGTGATGTGTCAGGGTGGAGCAGCAGCTCATGTCCAGGATGATCTCAGAGATGTACCGCCCCCCTCTCTCTGACCCCGCCCAGAACGACTCCACAGACCAATCAGAGTCCAGGAAGCAGAGCGTCACCTCAGATATCGGTGAGCAGACGGGCCGAAGGATCAGTCAGAGCATGGTGTTTGgttctcatcatcatcagacttcatgagcatgtgtttgtgtgtgtgagttatgcaggacttttatttgtaactgagtattaatacttttactgaagtaaagtatctgagtacttcttccacagCTGCTGTCCGTTGTGTGAAGAGTTATGTTGTCCTGAGTTGAGGCttgaaggtggaggaggagaaccTGACTGTAGATGTTTCTGTGTTCAGTGGAGGCAGCAGGAGGTGGAGGTCTGCAGCTGTTTGTGGACTCCAACATGTCGGTGGACTCGGCTCTGATCCGTCAGCTGGTCAGTGAGGTTCTGGCAGAACACGTGGCCCTGATGCTGGGACAGAGAGACTCCATAGAACCAGGACCAGAGCTGGAACCAGAACCAGGGCCAGGATCACATCAGGAGGTACAGAGTGTTCAGtcctcagtctgtctgtgtgttctgACCATAAACTGATACCTGCTGCTGGTTCTGTTCCAGGACAAACCAGTACCACTGGTCCCTACACCAGTACCAACGCCTCCACCCAGCCCCACACCTTCCAGCAGGGAGACACCAATCCTGACCACACCCCCTCCATCTGAACCAACCAGCCTGCTGAATGAGGAGCCAATCACAGCTCCAGGTGAGACAGCAGTCCAGATGATACCTATATGTGTACATGTAGCATCAGCATTATtaactgtgatgatgatgatgatgatgatgatttgtctctctctgactgACTGTGACCTCAGAGCCTGTAGCCACGCCGACCTCCAGCCCTGAGCCCGCCCCCTCAGCAGGAAGTCCTCCTGCTCCCCATCAAGCCCCGCCTTCTCTGACCTGGGGCAACGCTGAGCTGCCATTGGACGAGGAGAGACCTGAGGAGCACCTGGATACACGCCCGCAGCCTCTGTACGTACACACCAATACACTCTAATGACACCCAGGTGCATTGTGGGAGATGTAGGACCAGAGATGACTGactgctctctcctcctgcagggTGATGTCAGTAGCACAGGAggagcctcctctctcctccccttctcttccctccatccctcctgcTCTGTCcccgtctcctcctcctcctcctcctcctcctggtccTGACCCCAGACCAGCGTCCCCGTCCAGCTCCTCAGAGGACTCCAGCACCAGTAGCACCAGTAGCACCAGTACAGTGACAGCAGGGACTGAAGCAGCGCTGAAGCACATCTCAGAGGGAGAGCTGCTCATCAGTGTCAACCAGCTGGCTGCCATGACAGGTATCTTCATcaccaacatcatcatcatcaccatcatcatcatcagtatcaTTATAATCACTTCGATATCTTTTCTGTTCTCAATATTTAAAACTAAACTTAGAagcattttacaaaaaaactcACACGactctctgtccatctgtctgactgtctgtctgtctctctgtctgtctgtctgtctgtctgtctgtccctcagaGGAGGAGGCTGTCTGCAGTTTCTCCAGCTCTCTTCAGGAGCTGCAGGACATGGTGAGCAACATGTTTATAATCACTTGTCACCACTGACAGTAATATTGCAGGCTGTAGtatttcctgtgtgtctgtttggtcacttcctgtccctCCTGCAGGACTTTGACCCCCCGAGTGAGggacaggtcagaggtcacgaACTCCTGCTGAACAAGATGGAGCAGAGAGTCACACACCCACCCAGAGGAGAGAGGCCACAGCCAGAggtacatgcacatacacatagaAGCCCCTTTtgcactgcctgttcaaggcaggaatatcGCGTCGTTATTCCGACTCGCCATtttgtataaaaggtacagATACAGAGAGGAGTGTCAGAGTTGCTTGCCTTTAAGCCGGCAGCAACAGCATCTGTGTAAAGGGGGCAGAAAGCAGGAATGAATAGGTTTGACGTTTTGACGACGTGTTATGTGTGTGCAACTCACCGCTGGTAAATTTTagaagtagctgttagcagctaactcaaagaaaaagaacatcGGCCAAAAATGTCCTCGAATTGGGAGAacagtgaggtccaggagctcgttaccctccgagcagaggataAGATCAGCTGCTATATAATAGAGACCGTGAATGATTGTTTTTGCCATGTCATTGTTTAAGTGCTGCCAACACGAATCTTATATGTCGGACTACAGTCGGATGCTGTTGTATTACATGTCACACCCTTCACACCTCTTTTGCCAGCAAAAAAGGCGTGCTGCCTAAAATCACAgacccgagatacttgaactctgTCGCCTCTTGAACCTTCAcatatggtcatgagctctgggtagtgacctaaagaatgagatcgcggatacaagcagctgcaatgagtttcctccgtggcgtgtctgggctcagccttagagatagagttaggagctcggacatcaggagggagctcggactcgaaaggggtcagtttaggtggtttgggcatctgatccgGATGCTTCCTGGGCGCCTtttgttagaggtgttccaggcacgttcAACtcgtaggaggccccggggcagacccagaacactctgggggattacatatctcatctggcctgggaacaccttagggtcccccaggaggagctggaaagcgttgctggggagagggacgtctggggtgctttgcttggcctgctgcccctgtgagcCGGCCccggatgaatggatgaatatGGATGGATGGCGCAGCTTGACTCTGCCCTCATTTTGCGCTATTTAAAAAAGTGAACGCGACATAAAGAAGGGACGTCGTagcgatctctgtgtaaaaagagcTATACACATACACTaataacacagacacaaatatacacacacacagagtaaactGTAACCTGCTGTGACCTCAGGGCGCCTGGGGGAGGGATCAGGAGGAAGAGGTGAGCGTGGGTGAGGTGAGAGACGACTGGACCACAAAACCTCACAGGACTGCAAATACCAAGAGCTACAGCAAGAGTACAGCAGGCCAACGGGATCAAACCTCACCTGGACagatcagtcagtgtgcaggtaCGATATGACTGCCTTCAGACACAGCTGAGGGCTTCACTTCACACATTCATTAATGTCACAACatttgaatatatattttatgttcCATTAGATTCAGACTGTGTCTGCAGGTACACTGGTAGTTTTTAAACAGATTCTTTTCTTctctatggaaacaagcccaaaagaagcaacggatacatatatatagagaaaggtgacatttagagagcaagcccaaataagcaactccactttagaaacaagcccagaGTTGCGGCTCAtaagcagacctggcaaccctgcggcttctcctcctcacatttcttacGTCCTCCTGCGtactgacgtgggacgtatcccgcctctcattggctgatgctctttgtcagtcgtttcacacagttttctagcatgccagatatccagtcccagtcgcagatgagggggcgacttgctcgtaggcttgttcacacatgaggactcgtcgtggcagactatctgccgactcaccttcgacccaaggtggctctcaagatcctctgcaacGTCAAAATCgcagtgaaaatcgtgtaatgtgaactaggctttaatATAACCCTATTTCTAACAGATGTGTCAGAGGGCAGTTTAGGAGCAACCAATCAGGACTCGGTTGCCATGGGTGACCTGACGATGGAGCCAGTTGGTacgctgacctctgacctccagaCTGACCTGACActgtctcctcctccacacctggaggacacacacacagcgggaCAGGTGACAAActcactgagacacacacactgagacactgcTTACTTAGTGAAGTGAAATcaactgactgtgtgtgtgtgtgtgtgtgtgtgtgtgtgtgtctgtgtctgtgtgtgtgtgtgtgttcaggttgtTGCTGTCAGACCAATCCACAGACAAACAGGTAAGAAGCTCAGTGATGGTGTCCTTTTAAAGTAGGTCGTCCACATGCTTTTGTCCACACGGTGTTTGTATATGACCACCAGAGGGCGCTGTAGTTCCACcactcactgtctgtctgttcaatAGTTCCCTTGTTACtaattccatcagtgtgtgtctcTCCCAGTCAGTTCCACTGGTTTCACTGGTCAGGACTCAGAGATTCAGACTGGTCTCTGGGTGCTTTGATATTAACTTTGATTTATAGCAAGAACTACTTGTATAGtcgttttatatatatatatgtatataaagcAAAGACactcattaaaaacacacacacatacacacacgcacacactgaaaacattgtgtatgtgtgtgtgaacagctCCACACTGACTGCAGCCTCTCTGTCACCAGCTCTCCATACATGGTAATGTTTATACTGACTGAGCTGCTTCAGTGTATtgttacactgtgtgtgtgtgtgtgtgtgtgtgtgtgctcattaCAACAATAACAGCAGAGTTTCCTCAGATTTCATCAGTTATCAGCTGATATTTTGGTTTATTGGTTATAAATGTTATTTACATGTTGtgtgtcttaaagggacagttcaccccaaaatcaaaaacacgtttccttttacctgtagtgctgtatatcagtctagatagttttggtgtgagttgcagagtgttggagatatcagctgtagagacgtctgttttctctccagtataatgaaactcagcttgtggtgctcaaagcaccaaaaaactatttgaaaaatgactcagttactcaagataatccacagaccttgttgtgagcagcttcatgtaggaactattttatgtctactgaactacacctggcaACTGTGTCACCGCGCAGAAGGAAGCCTGCTTTTACTCATGGACGTGAGGCTCGTGCtcgtgacagtgtgagatgtaaacttTAATGGTGTCCTCGTCGGTAactttagctagctcagtggtgctacggaagctaacagtagatgcatgctctcttctgtgcagtgatacggtcGGCAGCTGAAGTTTAGTAGAAAGTAAGTGTAATGTCCCCACATGTCTCGTGAAGGAGTCTCAGGTCTGAAGAGGAGGACACGTGTTTCATTACTACACTTTGATTAAAGTCAGAAAACCTCAGCAAAGTTTTACACAAATATTTTATACTTCTTTTCTCTTTAAAGCAGTACTTCAGTTTTGtaaagctgctgctgatgatgtgACTTTAGCCCAAATCTGATGATCTGCTTAATGATAAACTACAATTTAGCCTTTTATAGCATAGTTAGCTGCGATCATTAGCCTGGTGattaaggggccgtacacatgccacatcTTAAACCGCTTGCTAGGCAATCTTAACAAGCACCGTATCAAACCTGATGTACCTGAAACCCTGAGAGCAGAgttgatcttcttccaggagctgtttataagtgtgtaggcctatcgtctgtgggacagatgtaaagctctgggtagccctgcactaacatatatattatatatatatttacagaagaagggaaagatatctgtcggctgtgattggttgttcctcgtcacatgacatgcggtgtgcgctgctgtgttccaaatgttgaactcagtttatctcaAAGTGCAGCCGTCTCTCTCTGGCGTTTGAGCGCGCCTGCCgtgcgtctacattgaaaatagggctgcaactaacgattattttcattgtcgactaatctgtcgattatttgttcaattagtcgactaatcattttatcgagaaatgtgttaaaatgttgaaaaattgtcggtctgtctctcccaaaccccaaaactgtcatctaatgtcttgtttcatactcacaccaaaggtttttagttcactgtcacgggagagtgtgtaaagctgccaatatttgaacataagaagctgcaataagagtattttggggtacttttatagtacttttctatgactcaaaccgattagtcgactactaaaatagtcaccagTTATTTTCATAGTTGATTACTCATCAgttagtcgactaattgttgCAAAACAATTAATTTGAGGGCAGAAAaacgtggcatgtgtacggcccctaaaggaatacttcagccACTGAATGatcatttgtttatcagttactcaGCGTGTGTTCCGTTAAATTCAtggaggaattttttttttcttatgggcctccacggtgaacggaGAGTCCAAAAGAGGCtaattttcttcatgaattgaagtaaagaGGGACcacctttaacaacagcaacttAATCAAAccatccgtttacaaactctcacacaactcgtgcagtataatccaagtctcatttatccagttgtacgCTCAGTatttcacaaacacatgactTTTACCTAGAAAactttactatttaaaactgatctgaaagtgaaacttatctatgttCTCTTCAAAACCAGATTTCATTGATCAAAACACTCATTTTACCtccctgaacacaggagctgctggtctacccctgcctccatcagttgttttgtttgtgttgtgtgattttgggctatataaataatattagACTAAATCCAAATTAACCTTTAACAAATTAACCCAGAAGTTTTAATATaactttgctgttgttaaatgtggtctctgtttttggattctccgctCACCGTGGAGGCCTGAGAGAAAACTGATACACacggtcattttgtgggtgaagtgttcctttaatcaTCTCCTCAGACTGATGTTTTCTCCCGAGGTTCAGCGGTCCGCTCTGCGCTGGGtgtagtgtgtgaaatgtgtgtagtttgaatgtaaacaggaagtagcagCATCAGTGGGATCAGTGTGTCTGGATGAGAGTCAGGATGTGGAGTCAAtaaactcacacatacacacacacacacacacacacacacacacagatcctgtactgaaacaacacacagtcagtgatgtgtgtcagtgtttacttt
This Epinephelus lanceolatus isolate andai-2023 chromosome 15, ASM4190304v1, whole genome shotgun sequence DNA region includes the following protein-coding sequences:
- the kiaa0586 gene encoding protein TALPID3 isoform X2; the protein is MSSRLASSSERQRGSSGETSPDQSSCSSDTGDVLIRSTRVLPLDRGHEGKPGPGSGSVHITVQKLRDPLVQPPLSEQQQRSSGSEKRQQRLKPRQKPENAPPLRVVGHGQTDGLRKPGLTKENREPRRRQRPAAESSPDRKLSAGTHSDQQPGDDLLTSRFAAGGRGVVLAALKQRSHSAPHRREVRVQLLDPEPLRTSSQDAPAPSTSSKDAVGVAGVQMEAGLSSGCLRDATKAAAAAAAAAVAAAAPLIKAQSDMEARVCHLAEGVQRLLQADRDGGDRGRSLSQQTLHYLETLHSQQLQQQSQLLESALRMMTGHAPATRDLTASGQSPCLQVTHLDTADVLSNQQQSSSATRAAAAAVETGPVAMATPYHDRWPEQTRDDWYRRGAPSVSTATQPAAGSHPQSSTSHSQAAARRANETLREMGRLKAEMKMLLTPEDSLITIRPGPDHHQAQQNLLQSQESHSNPNHLRSQSQQSKSQSKQSKSQSQQSKSQSQRSHSQSEQSHSLSQQSKSQENLLQSQQSHHHPNHLQSSQSQSQQSKSQENLLQSQQSKSHQNHLQSSQSQSQRSHSQLQQSQSQESHSQYQQSRSLQNLLQSQQNHLESSAHQSHSQYQQSRSQQSHAPCQQTELQQNQSQFQQVQSQQSPTHQTQPQLSQQSQSVVVQRRPVVPSMFEEAGLVLRQVRRQKKVLEENLEALLRAKTGEVLNCQLEAMAANRDWTEEVRIKKTVDAWISTLTKDIQAEMSSEDAALTSQQGAAGSSTHTGRGRPVSAPKGTGSKNVAGRGSRGQTSGHRALQGAKPDRATDRLVESDRESYLTRLYGRAPYEGLRRTLKKSPYLRFSSPASPLGRKPHPRLVESVTGVKVKSCKTQTCLAPPITPSPARPQHHDIIRASRLTSGDPTDLSVIPADTFSVPMAIPLGRPRIDSSSRCLTERRQEVTSPPAALPESSMVAVDEGAPELQSQEEQQDAGEVPPPPPPPPPADIIEKKSEEEENEEDVFPGTDFLSVADIAQQEEVSVVGEEALELDGGPSPPPVLYQGPVFPPQAPPALPAQDQGSIPGLNPQTDALENRLVEWVEQQLMSRMISEMYRPPLSDPAQNDSTDQSESRKQSVTSDIVEAAGGGGLQLFVDSNMSVDSALIRQLVSEVLAEHVALMLGQRDSIEPGPELEPEPGPGSHQEDKPVPLVPTPVPTPPPSPTPSSRETPILTTPPPSEPTSLLNEEPITAPEPVATPTSSPEPAPSAGSPPAPHQAPPSLTWGNAELPLDEERPEEHLDTRPQPLVMSVAQEEPPLSSPSLPSIPPALSPSPPPPPPPPGPDPRPASPSSSSEDSSTSSTSSTSTVTAGTEAALKHISEGELLISVNQLAAMTEEEAVCSFSSSLQELQDMDFDPPSEGQVRGHELLLNKMEQRVTHPPRGERPQPEGAWGRDQEEEVSVGEVRDDWTTKPHRTANTKSYSKSTAGQRDQTSPGQISQCADVSEGSLGATNQDSVAMGDLTMEPVGTLTSDLQTDLTLSPPPHLEDTHTAGQVVAVRPIHRQTAEQQQGGGGRVDVHLPSITPQEEEEEEEEEEVMEEVSAAADTESSSDDVF